In one Epinephelus lanceolatus isolate andai-2023 chromosome 19, ASM4190304v1, whole genome shotgun sequence genomic region, the following are encoded:
- the LOC117270082 gene encoding ras-GEF domain-containing family member 1B-B-like, producing MPPTTPYAGKFSSCAPYGNNNNHPQPCSPYRNGTAPKPAKENVYNGAYTSAENPYDIPQPHSSYRSSSVSSVTAKEHHYSSSCAVSENPYSSPQPHSPRQHSTSCPGRAYRHTSSSSGSEQSSRNNSVVAKGRRYGHGVTASYGEMCYHDNSLVSASLEALIQHLVPTVDYYPDRSYVFTFLLSSRLFLHPYELMTRVCHLCVEQQRSGDALLDKIRFREVAPKLVQLLTEWTETFPYDFRDERMMRCLKDMTHHVARGDEYSWRAMQQMTQRLIKRLSALGQYEEAVAALNAVALERPASLKSKQASGQRSDVMSVCDDPFILAQQLTHIELDRLSFIGPEEFIQTFAMKDPLENHKGFFRKRKTSNLEAYVNWFNRLSYLVATEICMPVKKKHRARIIEFFIDVAQECFNIGNFNSLMAIITGMNMSPVARLKKTWSKVNTDKFEILEHQMDPSSNFSNYRTALRGATQRSETAHSSQEKIVIPFFSLLIKDIYFLNEGCASRLTNGHINFEKLWELAKQVSEFLVWRQVICPFDRDRRILQYLVTTPVFSEDELHLASYESEGPENHMEKDSRRSLRSSLLHRENRS from the exons ATGCCTCCCACCACCCCATACGCTGGAAAGTTCAGCTCTTGCGCTCCTTacggcaacaacaacaaccacccTCAGCCTTGCAGCCCATACCGCAATGGCACCGCCCCAAAGCCCGCGAAGGAAAACGTCTACAACGGTGCCTACACGTCCGCGGAGAACCCCTACGACATACCGCAGCCTCACAGTTCGTATCGGAGCTCATCGGTCTCCTCTGTGACTGCCAAGGAGcaccactacagcagcagctgCGCGGTTTCGGAGAACCCGTACTCCTCACCGCAGCCTCACAGCCCTCGGCAGCACAGCACTTCCTGTCCTGGACGTGCGTACCgtcacaccagcagcagcagcggcagcgaGCAGTCGTCTCGTAACAACTCTGTTGTGGCGAAAGGCCGACGTTACGGACATGGCGTCACTGCTAGCTATGGGGAGATGTGTTACCATGACAACAGTTTGGTTTCAGCATCGCTTGAGGCGCTGATCCAGCACCTGGTTCCCACAGTTGACTACTACCCTGAT AGGTCGTATGTTTTCACCTTCCTGCTGAGTTCACGCCTCTTCCTGCACCCCTATGAGCTCATGACGAGGGTTTGTCACCTGTGTGTGGAGCAGCAGCGGTCTGGAGACGCCCTGCTGGATAAG ATCCGATTCCGTGAGGTGGCACCTAAGCTGGTGCAACTGCTGACCGAGTGGACGGAGACCTTTCCGTATGACTTCAGGGATGAGAGGATGATGCGCTGCCTCAAGGACATGACGCACCATGTGGCCCGAGGGGATGAG TACTCTTGGCGAGCCATGCAGCAGATGACCCAGCGACTCATCAAACGGCTATCCGCCCTCGGCCAGTACGAGGAGGCCGTCGCCGCTCTCAACGCCGTGGCACTGGAGCGGCCCGCTTCCCTGAAAAGCAAACAGGCCTCGGGCCAGCGCAGCGACGTAATGAGCGTGTGCGACGACCCCTTCATCCTGGCCCAGCAGCTCACACACATTGAACTG GACAGACTGAGTTTTATTGGTCCTGAGGAGTTCATCCAGACGTTCGCCATGAAGGATCCTCTGGAGAACCATAAG GGTTTCTTCCGGAAGCGTAAAACCAGTAACCTGGAGGCCTACGTCAACTGGTTCAACAGACTGAGTTACCTGGTCGCCACTGAGATCTGTATG CCAGTGAAGAAGAAGCACCGAGCACGGATCATAGAGTTCTTCATTGATGTGGCTCAGGAGTGTTTTAACATCGGCAACTTCAACTCCCTCATGGCCATCATCA cTGGGATGAACATGAGTCCTGTCGCCAGGCTAAAGAAAACCTGGAGTAAAGTCAACACAGACAAGTTTGAAATCCTGGAG CACCAAATGGACCCATCCAGTAACTTCAGCAACTACCGTACTGCGCTCCGCGGCGCCACCCAGAGGTCTGAGACTGCACACAGCAGCCAGGAGAAG ATTGTGATTCCTTTCTTCAGTCTCCTCATTAAAGACATCTACTTCCTGAATGAAGGCTGTGCCAGCAGGCTGACCAACGGGCACATCAACTTTGAG AAACTTTGGGAGCTTGCAAAGCAGGTGAGCGAGTTCCTGGTTTGGCGTCAGGTGATTTGTCCGTTTGACAGAGACCGCCGCATCCTCCAGTACCTTGTCACCACGCCAGTCTTCAGCGAAGATG AGCTGCACCTGGCCTCGTACGAGAGCGAAGGACCTGAGAACCACATGGAGAAAGACAGTCGTAGGTCTCTTAG ATCGTCCCTTCTCCATCGAGAGAATCGGTCCTAA